The following are from one region of the Nicotiana tabacum cultivar K326 chromosome 3, ASM71507v2, whole genome shotgun sequence genome:
- the LOC107804263 gene encoding F-box protein SKIP14 has translation MALNQEEGYLTRIGFDNGCSVERCLNDKVGGFGDFWGLNCEMEVLYDYKGGKANKGSDDIADLLPQDPFNMDVTTKGTGLMTIADFLEDLENDFGLKTLGFMSDEIEVKGVDDHLLAELDFVLSGTVRIHQDAGKTDGNCELFGMDLSEGLEGGHGLMNGNTEIMGFSYENYWILRDDSMDNDQGGINDQSDMDAGDPSDALLLALGYLDLGDLLTVERVCKSLRDAVRGDPLLWRSIHIDYPLNPNITDDILIKLTNRAQGHLHSLSLVYCLKITILGLKHVLERNPSLTKLSVPGCIRLTADGILSNLKVFKSGGKNRLKYIGIHGVFGVTNQHFEEFKLLIGEDNSKLPTTREPRFLGSGHSDDDCALDIEVCPKCQQLRLVYDCPSESCQRKQSATQLCRACTICIERCINCGCCLDNREYEELISFELLCLDCWRELWGWQEREQKVTILPKTTVLHKQANYHFYLRG, from the exons ATGGCCTTGAATCAAGAAGAGGGATACTTAACTAGGATCGGGTTTGATAATGGGTGTTCCGTGGAGAGATGCTTAAATGATAAAGTGGGTGGGTTTGGTGATTTTTGGGGTTTGAATTGTGAAATGGAGGTGCTTTATGATTATAAAGGTGGAAAAGCTAATAAGGGTTCGGATGATATTGCTGATTTGTTGCCTCAGGATCCCTTTAATATGGATGTTACAACCAAAGGCACTGGTCTCATGACCATCGCTGATTTCTTAGAGGATCTTGAGAATGATTTTGGGTTAAAGACTCTTGGGTTTATGTCAGATGAGATTGAGGTTAAGGGGGTGGACGATCATTTGCTTGCGGAACTTGATTTTGTATTGAGTGGCACTGTGAGAATTCATCAGGATGCAGGTAAGACTGATGGAAATTGTGAGCTGTTTGGAATGGATCTCAGTGAGGGATTGGAAGGTGGCCATGGTCTGATGAATGGGAATACAGAGATTATGGGTTTTAGTTATGAGAATTATTGGATTCTCAGAGATGATTCAATGGATAATGATCAAGGGGGAATTAATGATCAGTCTGATATGGATGCAGGTGATCCTTCAGATGCACTGTTGCTGGCCCTTGGTTATTTAGACTTGGGGGACCTTCTTACTGTCGAAAGAGTATGCAAATCTTTACGTGATGCTGTTAGAGGAGATCCACTTTTGTGGAGAAGTATTCACATTGATTATCCACTTAATCCTAACATCACAGATGATATTCTTATAAAGTTGACAAATAGGGCTCAAGGTCATCTTCATTCTCTTAGTCTCGTTTACTGCTTAAAGATCACTATTCTTGGTTTGAAGCATGTACTTGAGAGGAATCCCAGCCTGACAAAG TTAAGTGTCCCAGGGTGCATTAGACTCACCGCTGATGGTATTCTGTCTAACTTAAAAGTCTTCAAGTCTGGTGGAAAAAACAGACTTAAGTATATAGGGATTCATGGAGTCTTTGGTGTGACAAACCAACACTTTGAAGAGTTCAAGCTCTTAATTGGTGAAGACAATAGCAAGCTGCCAACTACTCGTGAGCCGCGGTTTTTGGGTAGTGGCCATTCTGATGATGACTGCGCTTTGGATATTGAAGTTTGCCCGAAATGCCAGCAACTTAGACTAGTTTATGATTGCCCCTCAGAGAGTTGCCAAAGGAAGCAATCTGCCACTCAGTTATGCAGGGCTTGTACTATATGCATTGAACGTTGTATCAATTGTGGATGTTGCTTAGATAACCGTGAATACGAGGAGCTGATCTCTTTCGAGTTGCTTTGTTTAGATTGCTGGAGAGAACTTTGGGGTTGGCAAGAGAGGGAGCAGAAAGTGACCATTTTGCCTAAAACCACTGTTCTTCATAAGCAGGCAAATTACCATTTCTACCTCCGTGGATAG